The following are encoded in a window of Cupriavidus oxalaticus genomic DNA:
- the metK gene encoding methionine adenosyltransferase, with the protein MANDFLFTSESVSEGHPDKVADQISDAVLDAILAQDKYARVAAETLCNTGLVVLAGEITTTANVDYIQIARDTIKRIGYDNTDYGIDYKGCAVLVAYDKQSPDIAQGVDRASDDYLNQGAGDQGLMFGYACDETPELMPFPIYYAHRLVERQSLLRRDGRLPWLRPDAKSQVTVRYVDGKPHSVDTVVLSTQHSPDITQAQIREAVIEEIIKPVLPAEMLKETKYLVNPTGRFVIGGPQGDCGLTGRKIIVDTYGGASPHGGGAFSGKDPSKVDRSAAYAARYVAKNVVASGLARQCQVQVSYAIGVARPINVTVYTEGTGKIPDAKIAELVQEHFDLRPKGIVQMLDLLRPIYEKTAAYGHFGREEPEFSWEATDKAAALRAAAGL; encoded by the coding sequence GTGGCAAACGACTTCCTTTTTACTTCGGAATCGGTTTCCGAAGGCCATCCCGACAAGGTCGCCGACCAGATTTCCGACGCGGTCCTGGACGCCATCCTGGCGCAGGACAAGTACGCGCGTGTGGCTGCCGAGACGCTTTGCAACACCGGCCTGGTGGTGCTGGCAGGGGAAATCACCACGACCGCCAACGTCGACTACATCCAGATCGCGCGCGACACGATCAAGCGCATCGGCTACGACAACACCGATTACGGCATCGATTACAAGGGCTGCGCCGTGCTGGTCGCCTATGACAAGCAGTCGCCGGACATCGCCCAGGGCGTGGACCGTGCCTCGGATGATTACCTGAACCAGGGTGCCGGCGACCAGGGCCTGATGTTCGGCTACGCCTGCGACGAGACGCCGGAGCTGATGCCGTTCCCGATTTACTACGCGCACCGCCTGGTTGAACGCCAGTCGCTGCTGCGCCGCGACGGCCGCCTGCCGTGGTTGCGTCCGGACGCCAAGTCGCAGGTGACGGTGCGTTACGTTGACGGCAAGCCGCACAGCGTGGATACCGTGGTGCTGTCGACGCAGCATTCGCCGGATATCACCCAGGCGCAGATCCGTGAAGCGGTGATCGAAGAGATCATCAAGCCGGTGCTGCCGGCCGAGATGCTGAAGGAAACCAAGTATCTGGTGAACCCGACCGGGCGTTTCGTGATCGGCGGCCCGCAGGGCGACTGCGGCCTGACCGGGCGGAAGATCATTGTTGATACCTATGGTGGCGCTTCGCCGCATGGTGGTGGGGCGTTTTCGGGCAAGGATCCGTCCAAGGTTGATCGTTCGGCTGCGTATGCGGCGCGCTATGTGGCCAAGAACGTGGTGGCTTCGGGGCTGGCGCGGCAATGCCAGGTGCAGGTGAGCTATGCCATCGGCGTGGCGCGTCCGATCAACGTGACGGTCTACACGGAAGGTACCGGCAAGATTCCGGACGCCAAGATTGCGGAGCTGGTGCAGGAGCATTTTGACCTGCGGCCAAAGGGTATTGTGCAGATGCTGGATCTGCTGCGGCCGATTTATGAGAAGACTGCGGCCTACGGTCACTTCGGGCGTGAAGAGCCGGAGTTTTCGTGGGAGGCTACGGATAAGGCGGCTGCGTTGCGGGCTGCTGCTGGACTGTAA
- a CDS encoding Kdo hydroxylase family protein yields MPEATALTPATAPTRSASGGNLDLIRPQPYTTWAPQVTPEERATLRRELEQGAVLYFPNLKFHFEPGEERFLDARYSDGKSKNINLRANDTAVRGAQGTQQDLSDLYKLIRRYAESSESLIRTLFPEYIPHMTRAGTSLRPSEIAGRPVSWRKDDTRLHVDSFPSNPMLGKRLLRVFHNIDPAAPRVWRVGEPFGDFAQKFVPKTHGMWPGQAALMKLLHITKRKRSEYDHRMLQLHDLAKADLDYQRDVPQQEFHFPPGSTWIVFSDQLLHAAMRGRAMMEQTIYLAPQAISDHTHSPEAVLARMLGRPMLVS; encoded by the coding sequence ATGCCTGAAGCAACCGCCCTTACTCCCGCCACCGCGCCGACCCGCTCCGCGTCGGGAGGCAACCTCGACCTGATCCGCCCACAGCCCTACACCACGTGGGCCCCCCAGGTCACCCCCGAGGAACGCGCGACCCTGCGTCGCGAGCTGGAGCAGGGTGCGGTACTGTATTTCCCCAACCTGAAGTTCCACTTCGAACCCGGCGAGGAACGCTTCCTCGACGCCCGTTATTCCGACGGCAAATCCAAGAACATCAACCTCCGTGCCAACGACACCGCCGTGCGCGGCGCGCAGGGCACCCAGCAGGACCTGTCCGACCTGTACAAGCTGATCCGCCGCTACGCCGAGAGCAGCGAGTCGCTGATCCGCACGCTGTTCCCGGAATACATCCCCCACATGACCCGCGCCGGCACCTCGCTGCGTCCCAGCGAGATCGCCGGCCGCCCGGTCAGCTGGCGCAAGGACGACACCCGCCTGCACGTCGATTCCTTCCCCTCCAACCCGATGCTGGGCAAGCGCCTGCTGCGCGTGTTCCACAACATCGACCCCGCCGCGCCGCGCGTATGGCGCGTGGGCGAGCCGTTCGGCGATTTCGCGCAGAAATTTGTCCCGAAGACCCACGGCATGTGGCCAGGCCAGGCGGCGCTGATGAAGCTGCTGCACATCACCAAGCGCAAACGCTCGGAATACGACCACCGCATGCTGCAGCTGCACGACCTGGCCAAGGCCGACCTGGACTACCAGCGCGACGTGCCGCAGCAGGAATTCCACTTCCCGCCCGGTTCGACCTGGATCGTGTTCAGCGACCAGTTGCTGCACGCCGCCATGCGCGGGCGCGCGATGATGGAGCAGACCATCTACCTCGCGCCGCAGGCGATTTCCGACCACACGCACTCGCCCGAGGCGGTGCTGGCGCGCATGCTCGGACGGCCGATGCTGGTGTCCTGA
- a CDS encoding coniferyl aldehyde dehydrogenase, producing MREVPDISSVFGAMHAASRRDQLPPWTMRADRLERLRRLLAQNHERIAQAIHDDFGNRPRQETALLEMFPSLAAIDDGLRHGKRWMRERRVATGFWFRPGRSRLLPQPLGVVGIVVPWNYPLYLTVGPLAGALAAGNRAMVKLSEYTPRFAALLAELVQAEFAPDEIVIVNGDAEVASAFTALPFDHLLFTGSTAVGHHVMRAAAANLTPVTLELGGKSPAIVGPGADLTRAVERILVGKLMNAGQTCIAPDYVLVPDDLREPLVQAMRACVDRLYPDLARNPDYTSIISPRHFTRLQGLVDDAAAQGARVVPLSDAGPDAAARRMTPTLLLDVPESATAMREEIFGPVLPVVTYQTIDQALDFINARPRPLALYLFERDRHTIGHVMRQTVAGGVTVNDTLFHIAQDNLPFGGVGASGMGVYHGKAGFETFSKLKPVFHQAGLNGAGLLKPPYGKTFASMLKLLLR from the coding sequence ATGCGTGAAGTCCCCGATATCTCGTCCGTGTTTGGCGCCATGCACGCCGCCTCGCGGCGTGACCAGTTGCCGCCATGGACGATGCGGGCCGACCGGCTGGAGCGCCTGCGCCGCCTGCTGGCCCAGAACCACGAACGCATCGCCCAGGCCATCCACGACGACTTCGGCAACCGGCCGCGCCAGGAAACCGCGCTGCTGGAAATGTTCCCGAGCCTGGCCGCGATCGACGACGGCCTGCGCCACGGCAAGCGCTGGATGCGCGAGCGCCGCGTTGCCACCGGTTTCTGGTTCCGCCCCGGGCGCTCGCGGTTGCTGCCGCAGCCGCTGGGCGTGGTCGGCATCGTGGTGCCGTGGAACTACCCGCTGTACCTGACGGTGGGCCCGCTCGCCGGCGCGCTGGCCGCGGGCAACCGTGCCATGGTCAAGCTGTCGGAATACACGCCGCGCTTTGCCGCGCTGCTCGCCGAACTGGTGCAGGCGGAATTTGCGCCGGACGAGATCGTGATCGTCAACGGCGACGCCGAAGTGGCCAGCGCCTTTACCGCGCTGCCGTTCGATCACCTCCTGTTCACGGGCTCGACCGCGGTCGGTCATCATGTGATGCGCGCTGCCGCGGCCAACCTCACGCCGGTCACGCTGGAACTGGGCGGCAAGTCGCCCGCCATCGTCGGGCCGGGCGCGGATCTGACGCGCGCCGTGGAGCGCATCCTGGTCGGGAAGCTGATGAACGCGGGGCAGACCTGCATCGCGCCGGACTACGTGCTGGTGCCCGATGACCTGCGCGAGCCGCTGGTGCAGGCAATGCGCGCGTGCGTGGACCGCCTCTACCCCGACCTGGCGCGCAATCCCGACTACACCAGCATCATCAGCCCGCGCCACTTCACGCGCTTGCAAGGGCTGGTCGACGATGCCGCGGCGCAAGGCGCGCGCGTGGTGCCGCTATCGGATGCCGGCCCCGACGCGGCCGCACGGCGCATGACGCCGACGCTGCTGCTGGACGTGCCGGAAAGCGCCACGGCGATGCGCGAGGAAATCTTCGGGCCGGTGCTGCCGGTGGTGACGTACCAGACGATCGACCAGGCGCTCGACTTCATCAACGCCCGGCCACGGCCGCTGGCGCTGTATTTGTTCGAGCGCGACCGCCACACCATCGGCCATGTGATGCGCCAGACCGTCGCCGGGGGCGTCACGGTCAACGACACGCTGTTCCACATCGCACAGGACAACCTGCCGTTCGGGGGCGTCGGCGCCAGCGGCATGGGCGTCTACCACGGCAAGGCCGGCTTCGAGACCTTCTCCAAGCTCAAGCCGGTGTTCCACCAGGCCGGCCTGAACGGCGCCGGCCTGCTCAAGCCGCCTTACGGCAAGACTTTTGCGTCGATGCTGAAGCTGCTGTTGCGCTGA
- a CDS encoding GMC family oxidoreductase → METTYDYVIVGAGSAGCALAGRLADSGDDTIALVEAGQHDHHVLVRTPAACAAMLPRAGARNYAYQTVPQPGLNGRRGYQPRGRGLGGSSSINAMIYTRGRPADYDDWAAAGCDGWSWDDVLPYFRRAECNERLAGSDDDPLHGGNGPLHVSDLRTPNPFAERFIEAAQQAGYLRNDDFNGEEQEGVGWYQVTQHAGERWNAARAYLHGGNTRDKACNGGRARLQVLTGTQALRIVFEGRHAAGVLVARDGRQQLLRARRDVIVCAGTFGSPQLLLVSGVGPAAQLRELGIDVVHDLPGVGANLQDHLDVILHKRVAAPELFGVSFSGLMTLLSEILRYRRERTGMLSSNFAEAGGFLRSRPELAEPDLQLHFVVGMADNHMRRLNFGHGYSCHVCVLRPRSRGEVRLASADIREAPLIDPRYLSDVRDLDDMVAGVRIVRRIFAQPQLASFGGRELYSAHLRADGSDDADVREMIRARADTIYHPVGTCRMGMDALAVVDPQLRVRGVEGLRVVDASVMPTLVGGNINAPAIMIGERAHDLIRYAPRVMLRVLESMEA, encoded by the coding sequence ATGGAAACCACCTACGATTACGTCATCGTCGGCGCGGGATCGGCGGGCTGTGCGCTGGCCGGACGGCTGGCCGACAGCGGGGACGACACCATTGCCCTGGTCGAGGCCGGCCAGCACGACCACCATGTGCTGGTACGCACACCCGCCGCGTGCGCCGCCATGCTGCCGCGCGCCGGCGCACGCAACTACGCCTACCAAACCGTGCCGCAGCCGGGACTGAACGGCCGCCGTGGCTACCAGCCGCGCGGACGCGGCCTGGGCGGCAGCTCGTCGATCAACGCAATGATCTACACGCGCGGGCGGCCTGCCGACTACGACGACTGGGCCGCCGCCGGCTGTGACGGCTGGTCATGGGACGACGTGCTGCCGTATTTCCGCCGCGCGGAATGCAATGAACGCCTGGCCGGCAGCGACGACGACCCGCTGCACGGCGGCAATGGCCCGCTCCATGTGTCGGACCTGCGCACGCCCAATCCCTTCGCCGAGCGCTTTATCGAGGCGGCGCAGCAGGCGGGCTACCTGCGCAACGACGACTTCAACGGCGAAGAGCAGGAGGGCGTGGGCTGGTACCAGGTCACGCAGCATGCCGGCGAGCGCTGGAACGCGGCGCGCGCCTACCTGCATGGCGGCAATACGCGCGACAAGGCCTGCAACGGCGGGCGCGCGCGCCTGCAGGTGCTGACCGGCACGCAGGCGCTGCGCATCGTCTTCGAGGGCCGCCATGCGGCCGGCGTGCTGGTCGCGCGCGACGGCCGCCAGCAATTGCTGCGCGCGCGCCGCGACGTGATCGTCTGCGCCGGCACCTTCGGCTCGCCGCAATTGCTGCTGGTCTCCGGCGTGGGTCCGGCGGCGCAGCTGCGCGAGCTGGGCATCGACGTGGTTCACGACCTGCCCGGCGTGGGCGCCAACCTGCAGGACCATCTCGACGTCATCCTGCACAAGCGCGTGGCGGCGCCCGAGTTGTTCGGCGTGTCGTTCAGCGGATTGATGACCTTGCTGTCGGAAATCCTGCGCTACCGGCGCGAGCGCACCGGCATGCTGTCGAGCAACTTCGCCGAGGCCGGTGGCTTTCTCCGCAGCCGCCCTGAGCTGGCCGAGCCCGACCTGCAGCTGCATTTTGTCGTCGGCATGGCCGACAACCACATGCGCCGGCTCAACTTCGGCCACGGCTATTCGTGCCACGTGTGCGTGCTGCGCCCGCGCAGCCGCGGCGAGGTGCGGCTGGCGTCGGCCGATATCCGCGAGGCGCCGCTGATCGACCCGCGCTACCTCAGCGATGTGCGCGACCTCGACGACATGGTCGCCGGCGTGCGCATCGTGCGCCGGATCTTCGCGCAGCCGCAGCTGGCCAGCTTCGGCGGGCGCGAGCTGTACTCCGCGCACCTGCGTGCCGACGGCAGCGACGATGCCGACGTGCGCGAGATGATCCGCGCGCGTGCCGACACCATCTATCACCCCGTGGGCACCTGCCGCATGGGCATGGACGCGCTGGCGGTAGTTGACCCGCAGTTGCGCGTGCGCGGCGTGGAAGGGCTGCGCGTGGTCGATGCCTCGGTGATGCCGACGCTGGTCGGTGGCAACATCAACGCGCCCGCGATCATGATCGGCGAGCGCGCGCATGACCTGATCCGCTACGCGCCGCGGGTGATGCTGCGCGTGCTGGAGTCGATGGAGGCGTGA
- a CDS encoding acyl-CoA dehydrogenase family protein, whose product MTDAATHRVFNQVPDLAHYNLFGCDPIVSAALERLGGGWHAEALGQFGARLGEPEVQQWAADANRHTPELHTHSRTGERIDFVEFHPSWHALLSLLRSQQLQALPFAQPRAGAWSARTAGYFLQAQVESGSLCPTTMTFASIPVLRKEAALFAELEPRLYASEHDARDLPWRDKTAIMIGMGMTEKQGGSDVRANTTVARAVRGEGRGAEYALTGHKWFFSAPMCDAHLVVARMGAEDGPLSCFFVPRLRDDGSKNPIQIQRLKDKLGNRSNSSSEVEFRDATGILIGEEGRGIPTIIEMATNTRLDCVIGSSAILRAAFVQALHHTRHRSAFGRLLADQPLMRNVLADLALESEAASLLMMELGHAFEHAEGDNPDPLAAAWKRVVTPAAKFWICKRAIEATGEAMEVWGGNGYVEESPMARLYREAPVNSIWEGSGNIMCLDVLRAIQRNPDDGARLLQDLQRRAGGHPAVRAELASLQALLREAPEHLEANARRFAQGLVLTAQAALMLAHADAENAELFVASRLGRQHGRVFGTLDAEAELLKRVASRGFEG is encoded by the coding sequence ATGACCGACGCCGCCACGCACCGTGTCTTCAACCAGGTGCCGGACCTTGCGCACTACAACCTCTTCGGCTGCGATCCCATCGTCAGCGCCGCGCTGGAGCGGCTTGGCGGCGGCTGGCATGCCGAGGCGCTGGGGCAGTTCGGCGCGCGGCTGGGCGAGCCGGAAGTGCAGCAATGGGCCGCCGACGCCAACCGCCATACGCCCGAGCTGCACACGCACAGCCGCACCGGCGAGCGCATCGATTTCGTGGAGTTCCACCCGAGCTGGCACGCACTGCTGTCGCTGCTGCGCAGCCAGCAACTGCAGGCCCTCCCCTTCGCGCAGCCGCGCGCGGGCGCGTGGAGCGCGCGCACCGCGGGCTATTTCCTGCAGGCGCAGGTTGAGTCGGGCTCGCTGTGCCCGACCACGATGACCTTCGCCAGCATTCCGGTGCTGCGCAAGGAAGCCGCGCTGTTCGCCGAGCTGGAGCCGCGCCTGTATGCGAGCGAGCATGATGCGCGCGACCTGCCCTGGCGCGACAAGACCGCGATCATGATCGGCATGGGCATGACGGAGAAACAGGGCGGCTCGGACGTGCGCGCCAACACCACCGTGGCGCGCGCCGTACGTGGCGAAGGGCGCGGCGCGGAGTACGCGCTGACCGGGCACAAGTGGTTTTTCTCGGCGCCGATGTGCGACGCGCACCTGGTGGTGGCGCGCATGGGCGCCGAAGACGGCCCGCTGTCGTGCTTCTTCGTGCCGCGCTTGCGCGACGACGGCAGCAAGAACCCGATCCAGATCCAGCGCCTGAAGGACAAGCTCGGCAACCGCTCCAACTCCAGCAGCGAGGTCGAGTTCCGCGACGCCACCGGCATCCTGATCGGCGAGGAAGGGCGCGGCATCCCCACCATCATCGAGATGGCGACCAATACGCGGCTCGACTGCGTGATCGGCAGCTCGGCCATCCTGCGCGCGGCCTTCGTGCAGGCGCTGCACCATACGCGCCATCGCAGCGCCTTCGGCCGCCTGCTGGCCGACCAGCCGCTGATGCGCAATGTGCTGGCGGACCTGGCGCTGGAATCCGAGGCGGCCTCGCTGCTGATGATGGAACTGGGCCACGCCTTCGAGCATGCCGAGGGCGACAACCCCGACCCGCTCGCCGCCGCGTGGAAGCGCGTGGTCACGCCCGCGGCCAAGTTCTGGATCTGCAAGCGCGCCATCGAGGCCACCGGCGAGGCGATGGAAGTCTGGGGCGGCAACGGCTACGTGGAAGAAAGCCCGATGGCGCGGCTGTACCGCGAAGCGCCGGTCAACTCGATCTGGGAAGGCTCGGGCAACATCATGTGCCTGGACGTGCTGCGCGCGATCCAGCGCAACCCCGACGACGGTGCGCGCCTGCTGCAGGACCTGCAGCGCCGCGCCGGCGGCCATCCCGCGGTGCGCGCGGAACTGGCGTCGCTGCAGGCGCTGCTGCGCGAGGCGCCGGAGCACCTGGAAGCCAATGCGCGCCGCTTTGCGCAGGGGCTGGTGCTGACCGCGCAGGCGGCGCTGATGCTGGCGCATGCCGATGCGGAGAATGCGGAGCTGTTTGTCGCCAGCCGGCTCGGGCGCCAGCACGGGCGCGTGTTCGGCACGCTGGATGCGGAGGCCGAACTGCTGAAGCGCGTGGCGTCGCGCGGCTTCGAAGGCTAG